The following are from one region of the Pectobacterium actinidiae genome:
- a CDS encoding type I polyketide synthase: protein MDTLNLPLILSGESASALASVAEHWRTKIESLSDAELAMFCLNQFAVPHEEIRSAIFATDKAGLIKGLTSLAQGRAARNVLTGNAAAGQNPVLVFSGQGPLWPGMTSELLNALPAYRQSADKNGALFQDNLNWNPADALAAGEPFSRLKQIQPIQFTISSALADAWRAFGIREAAVVGHSVGEASAAYSSGYLSQEEATKLVTLWGKALSNIEGQGAMVSVAASVEDVTPLLKEWDGRLTIAAINSNKSVTLSGGTADTDALLNKLTKAGFWAWKVPGGEVAGHSPQVDILKAEVIAHAPRDILSSAHAAYYSSVSGVRYSKEDFQPDYWYRILREPVLFENSIRALINDGHRLFIEVSPHPVLTSIIEEHLRDAGVKGAAISTLDRRKNDRESFLQSLTHAFINGASVDWSSVFNQLLPEHAEYYRTALAYANETASMADEPSLVSANSFNTAPDDDIDRLTLQDRSPSEQYDILLGLVSREISALLGETFSSDMQAFRDIGFTSLTVVEFSRGLSVATGIELPSTLVYDHPTPRALSEYLRQALGLSSSDDEQEILETRNHDEPIAIIGMACRYPGNVDSPEALWDLLVNERDAIGDYPSDRGWNITRLYDPEPGRLGKISTRTSGFLYDAPLFDAGFFGISPREALTLEPQQRLLLEVSWEAIERAGIEPSSLYGSNTGVYAGIMATEYGSQIQHASEDVSGYGYMGTATCVASGRVAYSLGMHGPAVTIDTACSSSLVAIHTACEALRSNDCKLALAGGITIMPTPGVLIDFSQQRVLAPDGRCKAFSASADGVGLSEGIGMLLLEPLSQAQANGHTVLGVIRGSAVNQDGASNGLTAPNGSAQQQVIRHALVNAGLTPQDVDVVEAHGTGTRLGDPIEANALMATYGRHRSAEQPLLLGSIKSNIGHTQAAAGVAGLIKMLMAFRHNMLPRSLHITEPSHEVDWSSGAIQLLSASRPWPQVGDRPYRAAISSFGVSGTNSHLIVEQPPVSMSNSHMQTEAATAPQEMLWPIAAKTDTALRKKAAKLREYLTTQQAIDPINVGYSLGISRSQFPFRAAVRGQSKEALLKGLQSLENGQDHPTLTVGASPVGESGKLLFIFPGQGSQWPEMGMELYNAFAVYRQAIDEVNDALRTYVDWSLIDVLRGSPDTPPLDRVDVVQPALFAVMTALARLWQSFGFTPYAVVGHSQGEIAAAYIAGALSLQDTIRIVALRSRLMLSQSGHGAMATLGLSEEKTRAFLTADDAKITLAVFNSPSSTVVSGDVTSIEALLRRCKKERIRAKRIAVDVAGHSPQLDTLRPILMELFSALKPNATRIPFYSTVDGYAPDTPLDGTTLNAKYWCDNLCCPVRFFDTVSALSKIGKVTFLECSPHAVLLPALEETTDNTATIVGSMQRNKPAVECLTQAMAQLYVNGHNLNWRALHPTASLVDIPTYPFEHRHYWLTPPAASNVATVGQRPTEHALLNAIVDLPDDEGVLLTGRIGLTSQPWLADHAATGVALVPGTAYLDMVRYAALLTDSPKIEELVIQTPLVLPEQEELDLQLRVGRPDDQGQRTVTIHARRHSDEESVPPEWTLHANALLQHDTSRQEQRPFDNADWPPVGSEPLDLAHLHQRLSAAGYEYGAAFKGLSAAWSNGDILYAEASLPEELSTNGHLLHPALLDTVLHTIALPDGENDDATTLRLPFALSGVTIADKQPRQLRARLHLKTPENISLIATDETGETVVAIETLSLRETTRDNLRNQLRIQPEYDLLRTTWSSLPSASKSKDVPSTASWALLDTEASPLDIAARYDSLLALNAALASSTAPAVLVWPLPSNNPAQMDDVPLATRALCEQVINQLQLWLADESMANATLLVITRHATEHGSHERLDVAQSSAWALLHSAQNENPGRIVLLDTDRPLIDTALLSAALVSDRPQLALRQGQLLIPHLTRTVKSGLLTPPPNSALWRLDISDAGNLDNLVLKPAPEAGAPLGKKQIRLSVRAAGINFYDVVCALGLIAPQHEFGTEAAGVITEVGTDVKDFNIGDRVIVLTEGAFGPTVIADRATTFRLPDDWTFAQAAGIPIAFLTAYYALTQLASLRQGERVLIHAAAGGVGQAAVQLAHHLGAEVFATAHPDKWPVLRQLGIADDHIASSRNLKFTGQFRPLLSDKGIDVVLNSLTGEFIDASMSLMASGGRFVELGKTDIREDFPTDLIYHYLDRPDKDPELTTEMITTLLSLMRAGSLTPLPITAFDIREAVSAFRLMQQGRHTGKVVLTFPQKLNPDGTVLITGGTGTLAGLLAQHLVASHQSKNLILASRRGLHADGAEQLQAELESAGATVKIVACDTTDPQALDTLLAAIPDTHPLTGVFHTAGVLADATIANLTTESLNTVFSPKIDAAWHLHHKTRTHDLAAFVLYSSSAGTLGSPGQGNYSAANHALDTLAHNRRQQGLSATSLAWGWWQPVTGLSSRLSDTDNARIARTGLAPITPEHGNAMIDASLALPYAVYTAAPLNPQMLRKNAQSGRLHPLFDRLVGSVSTRRASSVGEKMPDLRQTLSALEHSARLKQLQAAIADNIASILGLDNGSLLSPEQPFKESGIDSLMALELRNRLAAISGLRLPATLTYDYPNPAALAEYLDAELFAGQDATANTVMTEEDEPHLRDRIASIPLASLRDAGLLDKLLQIANGIDPVEDTSKKTQVTDIESASLDELVSMALSDKEKML from the coding sequence ATGGATACCTTAAACCTGCCACTTATACTTTCTGGCGAATCAGCGTCGGCGCTCGCCAGCGTAGCCGAACATTGGCGAACCAAGATTGAATCCCTATCAGACGCTGAATTAGCGATGTTTTGTCTGAATCAATTCGCCGTTCCGCATGAGGAAATTCGTAGCGCCATCTTCGCGACGGATAAAGCCGGGTTGATCAAAGGGTTGACGTCACTTGCGCAGGGCCGCGCAGCGCGCAACGTTTTAACAGGGAATGCTGCTGCGGGGCAAAACCCGGTGCTGGTTTTCTCTGGGCAAGGGCCGCTGTGGCCAGGAATGACTTCAGAATTACTCAACGCACTGCCCGCTTATCGTCAAAGCGCGGATAAAAACGGCGCGCTATTTCAGGACAATCTGAACTGGAACCCAGCAGATGCACTGGCAGCGGGTGAGCCTTTCTCACGTCTGAAACAAATCCAACCAATACAGTTCACAATATCCTCCGCGCTCGCGGATGCATGGAGAGCTTTTGGCATCCGTGAAGCAGCCGTGGTCGGACATTCTGTCGGCGAAGCATCGGCAGCCTATTCCTCTGGCTATTTAAGCCAAGAGGAGGCCACCAAACTGGTGACACTGTGGGGAAAAGCGCTCTCAAACATTGAAGGACAAGGTGCGATGGTATCGGTCGCAGCATCCGTTGAAGATGTTACGCCATTACTCAAAGAGTGGGATGGCAGGCTGACTATTGCCGCTATCAACAGCAATAAAAGCGTTACATTAAGTGGCGGCACAGCAGACACCGACGCCCTACTCAACAAATTAACTAAAGCGGGATTTTGGGCCTGGAAAGTGCCTGGAGGAGAGGTTGCTGGGCATTCCCCTCAGGTGGATATACTGAAAGCAGAGGTAATAGCGCACGCGCCGCGCGATATTCTCTCTTCAGCACATGCGGCATACTATTCTTCCGTTTCCGGCGTGCGCTACAGCAAGGAAGATTTTCAGCCAGACTACTGGTATCGTATCCTGCGGGAGCCTGTTTTGTTCGAAAACAGCATCCGGGCATTGATCAACGACGGGCATCGTCTTTTTATTGAAGTCAGCCCGCACCCCGTTCTGACCTCCATCATAGAAGAACATCTGCGCGACGCCGGCGTTAAAGGCGCAGCCATCTCCACACTCGATCGCCGGAAAAACGATCGGGAGAGTTTCCTTCAATCGTTGACTCACGCGTTTATCAACGGTGCATCGGTTGATTGGTCAAGCGTATTCAATCAACTTCTTCCTGAACATGCGGAGTACTATCGCACTGCGCTAGCATACGCAAATGAAACAGCATCAATGGCCGATGAGCCATCTTTGGTTTCTGCTAATTCATTTAATACGGCGCCAGACGACGATATCGATCGGTTAACGCTGCAAGATCGTAGCCCATCGGAACAATACGACATCCTGCTGGGGCTCGTATCACGAGAAATCAGCGCGCTACTGGGCGAAACCTTTTCCTCAGACATGCAGGCGTTTCGTGATATTGGATTTACCTCATTGACTGTTGTGGAGTTCTCACGTGGACTCTCCGTCGCCACAGGGATAGAACTCCCCTCCACGCTAGTTTACGACCACCCGACACCGCGTGCATTAAGCGAATACCTGAGACAAGCGCTTGGCCTCTCATCATCCGATGACGAGCAGGAAATCCTAGAGACACGTAACCACGATGAACCTATTGCCATCATCGGTATGGCATGTCGTTATCCCGGCAACGTAGACAGCCCAGAAGCACTATGGGATTTACTCGTTAATGAGCGAGATGCAATCGGTGATTACCCGTCGGATCGTGGATGGAATATCACCAGGTTGTATGATCCTGAACCGGGCCGACTAGGTAAGATATCCACACGCACCAGTGGATTTTTATATGACGCTCCGCTGTTTGACGCCGGATTTTTCGGCATCTCACCACGTGAAGCCCTGACGCTGGAACCTCAACAACGGCTGCTGCTTGAAGTCTCGTGGGAAGCCATTGAACGGGCGGGGATCGAGCCGTCGAGCTTATATGGCTCCAATACCGGCGTATATGCTGGCATCATGGCTACAGAGTATGGTTCCCAGATTCAGCATGCCTCAGAAGACGTTTCAGGCTACGGCTATATGGGAACCGCCACTTGCGTCGCCTCTGGCAGGGTAGCCTATAGCCTTGGCATGCATGGACCTGCGGTCACAATTGACACCGCCTGTTCCTCCTCGTTAGTTGCTATCCATACAGCCTGTGAAGCGCTACGCAGCAATGACTGTAAACTTGCATTAGCGGGCGGTATCACGATTATGCCTACACCAGGCGTACTTATCGATTTCTCTCAACAGCGCGTGCTTGCACCGGATGGGCGATGCAAAGCCTTTTCTGCATCAGCGGACGGCGTGGGGCTCTCGGAAGGCATCGGCATGCTATTACTAGAGCCGCTGTCTCAGGCACAGGCCAACGGGCATACGGTTCTGGGCGTCATCCGCGGTAGCGCAGTCAATCAGGATGGCGCGTCTAACGGACTGACCGCGCCCAACGGCTCCGCGCAACAACAGGTGATTCGACACGCGCTGGTTAACGCCGGCCTGACGCCTCAGGATGTCGATGTAGTAGAAGCGCACGGCACCGGTACTCGTCTTGGCGATCCTATCGAAGCGAATGCACTGATGGCAACCTATGGCCGGCACCGTTCGGCCGAACAACCGTTGCTTCTGGGATCAATCAAATCCAACATCGGACACACGCAAGCTGCCGCTGGTGTTGCCGGGCTGATCAAGATGCTGATGGCTTTCCGTCACAATATGTTGCCGCGCAGTCTGCACATTACGGAACCTTCTCACGAAGTCGACTGGTCAAGCGGCGCGATACAGCTACTCTCAGCTTCGCGACCTTGGCCGCAGGTCGGCGATCGGCCCTATCGTGCGGCAATCTCTTCATTTGGCGTCTCAGGCACTAATAGTCACCTTATCGTGGAACAACCTCCGGTATCGATGTCGAATAGCCACATGCAGACCGAGGCTGCCACTGCGCCACAGGAAATGCTCTGGCCAATTGCCGCAAAAACCGATACAGCGCTGCGTAAAAAAGCTGCGAAACTGCGGGAGTATCTGACTACCCAACAAGCCATTGATCCCATTAACGTAGGTTACTCACTCGGTATCTCACGTAGTCAATTTCCCTTCCGCGCCGCCGTCAGAGGCCAATCAAAAGAAGCGCTGTTAAAAGGGCTACAATCGCTTGAAAATGGGCAGGATCACCCGACGCTCACCGTCGGTGCCTCACCCGTTGGCGAATCAGGAAAACTGTTATTCATCTTCCCCGGCCAAGGATCGCAATGGCCTGAAATGGGAATGGAGCTGTATAACGCCTTTGCCGTTTATCGGCAGGCTATCGACGAGGTTAATGACGCGCTGCGTACGTATGTCGACTGGTCGCTGATTGACGTGCTGCGTGGTAGCCCAGACACTCCACCTTTAGACCGAGTTGACGTAGTACAGCCAGCACTTTTCGCGGTGATGACCGCGCTGGCTCGCCTCTGGCAATCTTTCGGATTTACGCCGTACGCCGTCGTGGGGCACTCTCAGGGTGAAATCGCTGCCGCCTACATCGCAGGCGCTTTGTCGCTACAAGATACGATCAGGATCGTGGCGTTACGCTCAAGGCTTATGCTAAGCCAGTCAGGACACGGCGCCATGGCCACACTCGGTCTTTCCGAAGAAAAGACTCGCGCCTTCCTCACTGCAGATGATGCGAAAATTACCCTCGCTGTTTTCAACAGCCCGTCATCAACCGTGGTTTCCGGCGATGTCACATCAATCGAAGCGCTACTCCGTCGCTGTAAAAAAGAGCGAATCCGCGCCAAACGAATTGCGGTGGATGTCGCAGGACATTCTCCGCAGCTTGATACTTTACGCCCTATTCTGATGGAGCTATTTTCCGCTTTAAAACCCAACGCCACGCGCATTCCTTTTTACAGTACCGTGGATGGCTATGCGCCCGACACCCCTCTTGATGGTACAACTCTCAACGCTAAATACTGGTGTGACAACCTATGCTGCCCGGTACGTTTTTTCGACACAGTATCAGCATTGAGCAAAATTGGTAAAGTAACCTTTCTGGAGTGTAGCCCGCATGCCGTGTTGCTGCCCGCGCTCGAAGAAACGACAGACAACACGGCAACGATCGTCGGCTCGATGCAGCGCAACAAACCCGCGGTTGAGTGCCTGACGCAGGCAATGGCACAGTTGTACGTCAATGGGCATAATCTTAACTGGCGCGCACTTCACCCTACTGCAAGTCTAGTAGACATCCCTACTTATCCTTTCGAGCATCGTCACTACTGGCTGACGCCCCCCGCTGCCAGCAATGTCGCCACCGTCGGACAACGCCCGACGGAGCATGCATTACTGAACGCAATCGTCGACCTTCCAGACGACGAAGGCGTGCTACTAACAGGACGTATCGGGCTCACCAGCCAGCCCTGGCTCGCCGATCACGCCGCCACTGGTGTTGCTCTAGTTCCTGGTACCGCTTATCTGGATATGGTGCGCTACGCCGCGTTACTAACGGACTCCCCAAAAATCGAGGAATTAGTGATACAAACGCCGCTGGTGCTGCCTGAACAAGAGGAGTTAGATCTGCAACTCAGGGTCGGACGGCCTGACGATCAAGGGCAGCGTACCGTTACGATCCATGCCCGGCGCCATAGCGACGAGGAGAGCGTCCCCCCCGAGTGGACACTCCACGCCAACGCGTTATTACAGCACGACACATCAAGACAGGAACAGCGCCCATTCGACAACGCGGACTGGCCGCCGGTCGGCAGTGAACCGCTGGATCTCGCCCATCTTCATCAACGGCTCTCCGCCGCTGGATATGAATATGGAGCAGCCTTCAAAGGGCTTAGCGCAGCCTGGAGCAATGGCGATATCCTGTATGCTGAAGCCAGCTTACCTGAAGAGCTTTCGACGAACGGGCATCTTCTGCACCCTGCGCTGCTTGATACCGTACTGCATACCATCGCGCTGCCCGATGGCGAAAACGATGATGCGACAACGCTGCGGCTCCCGTTCGCTTTGAGCGGTGTGACAATAGCTGACAAACAACCACGCCAGCTACGCGCACGTTTGCATTTGAAAACGCCAGAGAATATCAGCCTGATTGCTACTGATGAGACGGGCGAAACGGTCGTTGCTATTGAAACGCTCAGCTTACGGGAAACCACGCGGGATAATCTGCGCAATCAGTTACGTATCCAGCCGGAGTATGACCTGCTTCGCACGACCTGGAGCTCTCTGCCCAGCGCGTCTAAATCAAAAGACGTTCCTTCTACCGCCAGTTGGGCGTTACTTGATACTGAAGCCAGCCCGCTAGACATCGCCGCCCGCTATGATTCGCTATTGGCCTTAAACGCAGCATTGGCGTCATCCACTGCACCAGCGGTACTCGTTTGGCCGTTGCCAAGCAACAATCCTGCACAGATGGACGATGTGCCGCTTGCCACTCGTGCGCTGTGCGAACAGGTGATCAACCAACTACAACTCTGGCTGGCCGATGAAAGTATGGCCAACGCCACACTGCTGGTGATCACGCGCCATGCGACAGAACACGGTTCACATGAACGGTTAGATGTCGCACAGAGCAGCGCATGGGCGTTACTCCACTCGGCACAGAACGAGAACCCTGGCCGCATCGTTCTGCTTGATACCGATCGTCCTCTCATCGATACCGCTTTGCTCAGCGCGGCACTGGTTAGCGATCGTCCACAATTGGCACTGCGTCAGGGGCAACTGCTCATTCCGCATCTAACCAGAACAGTGAAAAGCGGGCTGCTAACCCCACCGCCTAACAGCGCACTATGGCGTCTGGATATTTCGGACGCCGGAAATCTCGACAATCTGGTACTGAAACCCGCTCCTGAAGCTGGCGCACCGCTCGGTAAGAAACAGATTCGGCTCAGCGTGCGAGCTGCAGGCATTAATTTTTATGATGTCGTGTGTGCGCTAGGATTAATCGCGCCACAGCATGAATTCGGGACAGAAGCAGCCGGCGTCATCACCGAAGTTGGGACAGATGTTAAAGACTTCAACATTGGCGATCGGGTGATAGTCCTGACTGAAGGTGCTTTTGGACCAACGGTAATCGCCGATAGGGCGACAACTTTCCGTCTTCCTGACGACTGGACTTTCGCGCAAGCCGCCGGCATCCCCATCGCCTTTCTTACCGCCTACTACGCGTTGACGCAGCTCGCCTCGCTGCGCCAGGGCGAAAGGGTGTTGATTCACGCGGCGGCAGGCGGCGTCGGCCAAGCAGCCGTTCAATTGGCGCACCACCTGGGGGCGGAAGTGTTTGCCACCGCACATCCAGATAAATGGCCAGTCCTGCGCCAGCTCGGTATCGCCGACGATCACATCGCCAGTTCACGCAACCTTAAGTTCACCGGGCAATTTCGTCCGTTACTGAGTGATAAAGGGATTGATGTGGTGCTCAACTCACTTACCGGAGAATTTATCGATGCCTCTATGTCGCTAATGGCTTCAGGTGGACGCTTTGTCGAACTGGGTAAAACCGATATTCGCGAGGATTTCCCTACTGATCTGATTTATCACTACCTTGATCGACCGGACAAGGATCCTGAACTGACTACGGAGATGATTACCACGCTGTTATCGTTAATGCGCGCGGGGTCACTCACCCCCTTGCCGATTACCGCCTTTGATATCAGAGAAGCGGTGTCTGCATTCCGGTTGATGCAACAAGGCCGCCATACAGGCAAAGTCGTGTTGACGTTTCCACAGAAACTCAATCCCGACGGTACAGTGTTGATTACCGGGGGGACGGGAACGCTTGCAGGGCTGCTCGCACAGCACCTGGTGGCATCACATCAGAGCAAAAACCTGATATTGGCCAGCCGTCGCGGCTTACACGCCGATGGCGCGGAGCAATTACAAGCAGAACTGGAAAGCGCAGGGGCAACGGTCAAAATCGTCGCATGCGATACCACCGACCCTCAGGCGTTGGATACACTACTCGCAGCGATTCCAGATACACATCCGCTAACTGGCGTGTTCCATACCGCTGGCGTTCTGGCCGACGCCACCATCGCGAACCTGACAACTGAAAGCCTCAATACAGTATTTTCACCCAAAATCGACGCGGCCTGGCATTTACACCATAAAACCCGTACTCACGATCTCGCGGCTTTCGTTCTCTACTCATCCAGCGCGGGAACGCTGGGCAGTCCAGGACAAGGCAACTACTCTGCCGCAAACCACGCGCTGGACACGCTGGCACACAATCGCCGACAGCAGGGGTTGAGCGCTACCTCCCTTGCATGGGGCTGGTGGCAGCCAGTCACTGGGCTATCGAGTCGGCTCAGCGATACCGACAACGCGCGGATCGCGCGAACGGGTCTGGCGCCTATCACGCCAGAACACGGGAATGCGATGATTGACGCATCGCTGGCATTGCCTTACGCCGTTTATACCGCAGCGCCGCTGAACCCGCAGATGTTGCGTAAAAATGCACAGTCCGGTCGCCTCCATCCGTTATTTGATCGCTTGGTAGGGTCAGTCAGTACACGTCGGGCGTCTTCGGTCGGAGAAAAAATGCCCGATCTGCGTCAGACACTGTCCGCATTGGAACACAGCGCCCGCTTAAAACAGCTACAGGCGGCCATCGCCGATAACATCGCGAGCATACTTGGCCTTGATAACGGTTCGCTTCTTTCGCCAGAACAGCCATTTAAAGAAAGCGGTATCGATTCCCTCATGGCGCTGGAGTTACGCAACCGTCTGGCGGCAATTTCCGGCCTGCGTCTCCCGGCAACCTTGACGTATGACTACCCGAATCCTGCCGCGCTAGCGGAATATCTCGATGCGGAACTGTTCGCTGGGCAGGATGCGACGGCCAACACAGTGATGACGGAAGAGGATGAACCGCACTTGCGTGATCGTATTGCCAGCATTCCGCTTGCCAGCCTACGCGATGCAGGCTTGCTGGATAAATTACTTCAGATAGCAAACGGCATTGACCCAGTGGAAGACACGTCGAAAAAGACTCAGGTTACCGATATTGAGTCCGCAAGTCTGGATGAACTGGTGTCTATGGCTCTGTCTGACAAGGAGAAAATGCTATGA
- a CDS encoding class I adenylate-forming enzyme family protein: protein MTSQPTITPSSAQHFLDGLIQVDANPHDAPSFIFVDLVKHLREQGIEPGNPVMVAIPNSVQFAVIIFALLTIGAVPVLLPSSAPASRIYRIAQVVGARNLIALHLPPGLAQAQPVQPLPQSGQLIRVDISREHSYQPGEIILLTSGTSGIFSGCLFHINDLFRNARNHAQAVEQRTEDRILINLPMYYSYAFVAQLLSSFALGNTAIIAGPPFTPGNYERTIETYQITQSSITPTMVNAWLQSGSEQLPAPLRRLTIGGDALSASSVEAILSRNPGLELYLTYGLTQAGPRVATLAAHRASPDKYASVGKPFPEVNVYLGKDNPEDKDGELIVETYTGMIRRIRSLDEGMDTPRNGERRIIHTGDRFTIDEDGYLFFKQRNPTYVMSRGEKVCLKSISEIAETIAGVSHAEAWVHNDAAETNGVEFTLDVYCQDNALSEGEIRRQLGKILLRSEQPKIITLYSSSDIGWRKTARQNVATQ from the coding sequence ATGACGTCCCAACCCACAATCACGCCCAGTTCTGCTCAGCACTTTCTGGATGGGCTTATTCAGGTCGATGCCAATCCGCATGATGCACCATCGTTTATTTTCGTCGATTTGGTAAAACATCTTCGTGAACAAGGGATTGAACCCGGCAATCCCGTAATGGTAGCAATTCCGAATAGCGTGCAATTCGCTGTAATCATTTTTGCTCTGCTGACCATTGGCGCGGTTCCCGTTCTACTACCGTCTTCTGCACCAGCGTCTCGTATTTATCGTATCGCGCAGGTAGTTGGCGCCAGAAACCTGATCGCATTACACCTTCCCCCAGGGCTGGCGCAAGCACAACCTGTGCAGCCTCTGCCGCAATCGGGTCAGTTGATTCGCGTGGATATATCCCGTGAACACAGTTATCAGCCGGGGGAGATCATTCTTCTCACATCAGGAACGTCCGGAATCTTCAGCGGCTGCTTATTTCATATCAATGATTTATTTCGTAATGCGAGAAATCATGCGCAAGCCGTTGAACAGCGTACGGAAGATCGGATATTGATCAACCTACCGATGTACTACTCCTATGCTTTCGTCGCACAACTACTCTCCTCTTTTGCGCTAGGAAATACGGCTATTATTGCCGGCCCCCCGTTCACGCCGGGCAACTACGAGCGAACGATTGAAACCTATCAAATTACCCAGTCATCCATTACGCCGACAATGGTTAATGCCTGGCTACAATCCGGTTCCGAACAGCTTCCAGCTCCGCTACGACGTCTGACCATCGGTGGAGACGCTCTTTCAGCCAGCTCAGTTGAAGCGATTCTATCTCGTAATCCTGGGCTCGAACTGTATCTCACCTATGGTTTGACTCAGGCTGGCCCCCGAGTTGCAACACTGGCTGCGCATCGCGCATCGCCTGATAAATATGCGTCCGTCGGTAAGCCTTTCCCTGAAGTTAACGTTTACCTAGGCAAGGACAACCCTGAAGACAAGGATGGCGAACTTATCGTTGAAACCTATACCGGCATGATTCGACGAATCCGCAGTCTGGATGAAGGGATGGATACACCACGCAATGGAGAGCGTCGCATCATCCATACCGGCGATCGTTTCACCATTGATGAGGACGGTTATCTTTTCTTTAAACAGCGTAATCCAACCTATGTCATGAGCCGCGGCGAAAAAGTGTGTTTGAAATCGATCAGTGAAATAGCCGAAACCATTGCGGGAGTTTCTCATGCGGAAGCCTGGGTACATAACGACGCCGCCGAGACCAACGGAGTGGAATTCACGCTGGATGTCTATTGTCAAGACAACGCTCTGAGCGAAGGAGAGATTCGGCGCCAGCTCGGAAAAATTCTGCTCCGTAGTGAACAGCCGAAAATTATCACGCTGTATTCCTCTTCAGACATAGGGTGGAGAAAAACCGCTCGTCAAAACGTCGCTACCCAATAA
- a CDS encoding beta-ketoacyl-[acyl-carrier-protein] synthase family protein codes for MVNHHSPVWVTGMAWSTALGDEIPTVWQYLLEGISGITELDSALSLRSNLAAPIPDIPLEWEGARRQHTLTVKTLRKALEDASIPEDDPDILPVLGTSYGHHLDSADTLSLSEWSTQAVKAVGCVKPPITVSTACSAGSDAILTGLSFIKAGLTEICVCGGADVLTLGKRLSHSRLGTMSTDGLRAFDVSHNGTVLGEGAAFLILESEEHAKRRGAKPYGILAGAGSANDAASAVSPDLSGQNVMLTVERALNSAGLKPEDISIINAHGTGTQVNDSVEAKAYSAFFSPLPHLPTLFATKGAFGHTLGATGAIEAIAVLQALKTQRLPPIHGLYDPITPSNLPIANQKSMPCTATAGLSITLGFGGFNTCLVFQSAGSAAR; via the coding sequence ATGGTAAATCATCACTCCCCTGTTTGGGTTACAGGTATGGCTTGGTCTACAGCGTTAGGTGATGAAATACCCACGGTCTGGCAATACCTGCTAGAGGGTATCTCTGGTATAACCGAACTGGACTCGGCATTATCGCTACGCAGTAACCTTGCTGCCCCCATACCAGATATCCCCTTAGAATGGGAGGGGGCAAGACGTCAACATACATTAACGGTAAAAACCTTACGCAAGGCACTTGAGGATGCTTCTATTCCTGAGGATGACCCAGATATTCTCCCAGTTTTAGGAACCAGCTACGGTCATCATTTAGACTCAGCCGATACTTTGTCGTTATCGGAATGGTCAACACAAGCGGTCAAAGCAGTCGGTTGTGTTAAGCCTCCTATCACAGTAAGTACAGCCTGTTCAGCTGGCTCCGATGCAATTTTAACGGGACTGAGCTTTATCAAGGCGGGTCTTACCGAAATATGTGTATGCGGGGGGGCCGATGTACTGACTCTGGGGAAACGACTCAGCCATTCACGGCTAGGCACAATGTCTACCGATGGTTTACGTGCGTTCGATGTCAGCCACAACGGCACTGTACTCGGCGAAGGCGCTGCATTTCTGATACTTGAATCCGAAGAACATGCTAAACGTCGTGGTGCTAAGCCTTATGGAATCCTTGCAGGAGCGGGCTCCGCAAACGACGCCGCCAGTGCAGTTTCGCCCGATTTATCAGGGCAAAATGTGATGCTTACCGTAGAACGAGCGCTGAATAGCGCAGGCTTAAAACCGGAAGATATTTCCATTATAAACGCTCATGGTACAGGAACACAGGTTAACGACAGTGTAGAGGCAAAAGCTTATTCAGCTTTTTTTTCACCCTTACCACACCTGCCGACATTATTCGCAACAAAAGGTGCATTTGGGCATACACTTGGCGCAACGGGAGCCATTGAAGCCATTGCAGTGCTACAGGCATTAAAAACACAACGGCTTCCCCCCATTCATGGATTGTACGATCCCATAACACCCTCCAATTTACCTATCGCCAATCAAAAAAGCATGCCCTGCACGGCAACAGCCGGGCTGAGCATAACGCTTGGATTTGGCGGATTTAACACCTGTCTGGTTTTCCAAAGTGCAGGGAGCGCAGCACGATGA